Proteins encoded within one genomic window of Oryza glaberrima chromosome 12, OglaRS2, whole genome shotgun sequence:
- the LOC127756451 gene encoding uncharacterized protein LOC127756451, giving the protein MRTSPDVSSFSGHRSATAEELMSTDTREQEITWLARSCSSSGSDPNKKISENSGLTLQTEESAFEKLVSKPHAASIAQSEPGGEDHGFAADYVTFREDTASVLLETITYIKFLHGTDAFNVFIWIDAGAESTAFLDGGSIEEAPCISARLPSCERSGI; this is encoded by the exons ATGAGAACTTCTCCGGACGTCAGCTCTTTCAGTGGCCATAGGTCAGCAACCGCAGAAGAATTGATGTCTACAGACACAAGGGAGCAAGAAATTACATGGCTG GCAAGGTCTTGTAGTAGCAGTGGAAGTGATCCTAACAAGAAAATATCAGAG AATAGTGGATTGACTTTGCAAACTGAGGAGTCAGCATTTGAAAAACTTGTTTCGAAACCACACGCAGCATCAATCGCCCAAAGTGAACCTGGGGGAGAAGATCATGGCTTTGCAGCAGATTATGTCACCTTTCGGGAAG ATACAGCGTCTGTCCTGTTGGAAACCATAACCTACATCAAATTTCTTCATGGTACAG ATGCCTTCAATGTTTTTATCTGGATAGATGCTGGTGCTGAGTCCACTGCTTTCCTTGATGGTGGATCAATTGAGGAAGCTCCCTGCATTTCTGCAAGACTGCCTTCTTGTGAGCGGTCAG GTATCTGA
- the LOC127756450 gene encoding uncharacterized protein LOC127756450 — protein MAEKGNRFALLEHGWDLSGDMAVDNILASQNVGTQLRAYPPPIKYFEALLRQEHAELLEYVDDVDRVVALLKPLPPPKTVRYPVLFERAWGFGRLFPCDVTDESPQYHAYLQEFYRRNCSAPPSVAAAISLCLKNERILRSEWQNRGVQVHPYNLSLSDNILECASNLVDKMNAESATVAYAALCVAKEAELMVQRLRLGDRIYVHYSDRNLSTRIRHEALGLMAGTGPTSSSVTDPMVHSALLGIAREAEWSWKIISHKDVGPLGDRRSEAIRGSALCIIKDELDEYAAAAATAADLSSEPFVVWQRNMIAVIEGGYPNWGTTVKKLDSAVYVAEDYSKDSLDNIFDEDMMSKYINGSHKRKMKKPRGKNSLKEELKYFKKDIL, from the exons ATGGCGGAGAAGGGGAACCGATTCGCTCTCCTGGAGCACGGCTGGGACCTCTCCGGCGACATGGCCGTCGACAACATCCTCGCGTCCCAGAACGTCGGAACCCAGCTACGCGCCTACCCTCCTCCCATCAAGTACTTCGAGGCCTTGCTCCGCCAGGAGCACGCTGAGCTGCTGGAATATGTCGACGACGTAGATCGCGTCGTCGCGCTGCTcaagccgctgccgccaccaaaAACTGTCAGATACCCTG TTCTTTTTGAGCGAGCGTGGGGATTCGGCAGACTATTTCCTTGCGATGTGACGGATGAGTCTCCTCAGTATCATGCCTACCTCCAGGAATTCTACAGACGCAATTGCAGTGCTCCTCCATCTGTTGCTGCCGCCATCTCGCTG TGTCTGAAGAATGAGCGCATCTTGAGGTCTGAGTGGCAGAATCGAGGTGTCCAAGTCCACCCTTACAACCTCAGCCTCAGTGACAACATTCTAGAATGCGCTTCAAACCTTGTGGACAAGATGAACGCCGAGTCTGCTACTGTCGCCTACGCTGCTTTA TGTGTCGCCAAGGAGGCTGAGCTAATGGTTCAGCGGCTGCGTCTAGGAGATCGCATCTACGTGCACTACAGTGATCGCAACCTGAGTACAAGGATTCGGCATGAGGCTTTGGGCCTTATGGCTGGCACGGGACCTACTTCTTCATCGGTCACTGACCCTATGGTTCATTCTGCACTTTTG GGCATAGCGAGAGAAGCTGAATGGTCGTGGAAGATCATAAGCCACAAGGATGTTGGCCCCTTAGGAGACAGAAGAAGCGAAGCAATCAGGGGCTCTGCCCTGTGTATCATAAAGGACGAATTGGATGAATATGCTGCCGCAGCTGCCACAGCTGCTGACTTGAGCAGTGAACCTTTTGTTGTTTGGCAACGGAATATGATTGCTGTCATCGAAGGTGGCTATCCTAACTG GGGCACTACTGTTAAGAAATTGGATTCTGCAGTTTATGTCGCTGAAGACTATTCCAAAGACTCATTAGATAATATATTTGACGAGGATATGATGAGCAAGTACATCAATGGCTCTCACAAGAGGAAGATGAAAAAACCGAG GGGAAAGAATTCACTGAAGGAAGAACTGAAGTACTTCAAGAAAGATATTCTTTAG